One stretch of Pyrenophora tritici-repentis strain M4 chromosome 4, whole genome shotgun sequence DNA includes these proteins:
- a CDS encoding histone chaperone protein, whose product MAFTALNNKSSAPVVPVQIPAPAPVPEPHPQEIDVAFVSNHELRKRVHAAIDQNPSQSTLFRDISTYILNQASQPVDEPAAKKRKLEENDVPQNKAPATSGTLISVTTKAFKTFPGVSFSIPQRKRFILELLDKKDGGIRAIGANGSVEFAIAWKNVDQVLCLPIPEKAKKQHNFVIIPVYGDGVAPVPDELKASPPEPIVWTFEEATGKNIVEGEDPGPGPMAEAIQHCLKQAGTGKQVIFPDADEFASAVPESHRKGEKAYHVKAHRGSKEGYLFFTEIGILYGFKKPLAFFDFAAINSISYTAVLRNTFNLVITTPTGDIEFGMLDQANFAGINDYVQKHGLQDASLADDRRAKKLNVNKVGGKKDVANGTEPEAAGEEEESELQKAERELQDQEDDEEEDDDFDPGSEGESEGSGSDSEDEEGEGGEGVYEEGDTVEGEYDEADGDEMEQ is encoded by the exons ATGGCTTTTACCGCGCTCAACAACAAATCTTCAGCGCCCGTAGTACCAGTGCAGATACCCGCGCCTGCCCCTGTGCCAGAACCTCATCCACAGGAAATTGACGTCGCTTTCGTAAGCAACCACGAGCTGCGAAAGCGCGTGCATGCTGCCATAG ACCAGAATCCTTCTCAAAGTACACTATTCCGCGACATATCCACGTACATACTCAATCAGGCGTCACAACCTGTCGATGAACCAGCGGCCAAGAAGCGCAAGCTCGAGGAGAACGATGTTCCGCAAAACAAGGCTCCAGCAACGAGCGGCACTTTGATCAGTGTCACAACGAAAGCATTCAAGACATTCCCCGGCGTTAGCTTTTCAATACCACAACGGAAAAGGTTCATTCTCGAGCTACTCGACAAAAAGGACGGCGGCATCAGGGCGATTGGCGCCAATGGCAGTGTCGAGTTTGCCATTGCGTGGAAAAACGTGGATCAGGTCCTTTGCCTGCCCATTCCAGagaaggccaagaagcagcaCAACTTCGTCATCATCCCCGTCTACGGCGATGGAGTGGCACCAGTGCCCGATGAGCTCAAGGCTTCACCACCAGAGCCCATAGTTTGGACATTTGAGGAAGCGACAGGAAAGAACATCGTCGAAGGCGAGGACCCCGGGCCTGGACCAATGGCCGAGGCAATTCAGCACTGTCTAAAACAAGCAGGCACCGGCAAGCAGGTCATCTTTCCAGACGCCGATGAGTTTGCAAGTGCCGTGCCGGAAAGTCACAGGAAGGGCGAGAAAGCTTATCACGTCAAGGCGCATCGGGGAAGCAAAGAGG GTTACCTGTTTTTCACGGAAATCGGTATCCTCTACGGCTTCAAAAAGCCCCTTGCCTTCTTTGACTTTGCCGCGATAAACAGCATTTCCTACACCGCCGTTCTGCGCAATACGTTCAACCTTGTCATCACCACACCCACGGGAGACATCGAATTCGGTATGCTCGACCAGGCGAACTTTGCCGGCATCAACGACTATGTGCAGAAGCATGGACTGCAGGATGCGAGCTTAGCGGACGATCGACGAGCCAAGAAGCTGAATGTGAACAAAGTAGGAGGCAAGAAGGATGTAGCAAATGGCACTGAGCCCGAGGCTGCAGGCGAGGAGGAAGAGAGCGAGCTGCAGAAAGCGGAGAGAGAGTTACAGGACCaagaagacgacgaggaagaggatgACGACTTTGACCCTGGAAGCGAAGGCGAAAGCGAAGGGTCTGGCTCTGACAGTGAGGACGAAGAAGGTGAAGGAGGTGAAGGGGTTTATGAAGAAGGCGATACCGTTGAAGGCGAATATGATGAAGCGGACGGCGATGAGATGGAACAATGA
- a CDS encoding SPS1, Serine/threonine protein kinase: MVSHAPKPGHAKKSSSSSNHNGQPREREQRPSREGTAQKAAQDVAGLKDYQLGDCLGKGAFGSVYRALNWGTGETVAIKQVRLENLGAADLKNMEMEIDLLKNLNHANIVKYHGFVRSSESLYIILEYCENGSLHSICKNFGKFPENLVALYMSQVLHGLLYLHEQGVIHRDIKGANILTTKEGLVKLADFGVATKQSGLDQSSVVGTPYWMAPEVIELSGATTSSDIWSLGCTVIELIEGKPPYHKLQPMQALFRIVNDEHPPIPGSASPLLREFLMECFQKNPTLRISAKRLLKHPWILSAKRTVPAVPTKPTEYQEAVKSVQEWNEALKSPSSLRRSSRLSTGLQRPSLVGANSAGSGSRPAPVNVNLNIPKHRPTAESFRSPELDHDDNWDNDFAESISPRALQMPHLKPQDNFAGLFSNDRLKAFASFESVTELPEYGDGEATVKSPVNLHQYQSFPKASGQRASARASGASSRAGSARPSSRSTSSATDSEYEERYDVQPRTAFLRGPPRGAPPPPRARVAAPARPSQLFREDTVEDYSDLMPADEGAFERKLAAMQYAQPPAKVPKQIVVTHSSSPSDTFSPRLFHPSDLKAGPKLTRDVKSNGSVHQRSTSSTSIRKLQRTQSQIEIQKYAEDEGDDFSDVFGDIKGQLANPSRAESDSGSEHSSLAMLTSKMASSFTIADEDDLDPFANLDEGLDNINLENNVARDRDDRLTKTTESLVGCLKTSQPDDELLDIADQLLQVLHESPDKRSIILRSHGMLPILEILGTRPHNEVVLPLLKIINLIILEDSEAQESLSFLGGIPTICYFASKKFPSDIRKEAAAFVRQMYQTSTLTLQMFIGCGGINVLVEFLEEDIDAERDLVLIGVNGVFGVFELQGPTPKNDFCRIFSRSSVLYPLSLVLNRMVEEDGEVARLIVGRIVQIFLIFSQAESHVKDLVADRMILKRVLKDLRKMSPPHQITMLKFIKNLSSLSSTHEALQNSNAIDILIELLKSTRQKDAMSRSQSRSASDPKRLPPFHREISNQILNTMYNLCRHNKSRQEEAALSDIIPLLKEVVREGGPLKEFALPVLLEMVNSGKVARKMLWDAKGLAFYVSLLGDRNWAVTALDAIFVWLQEETARVEQYLLSSQSSFTTAVISAYTSADLPQSTFENMLEPLQKVVRLSPPIAASLAVPEIFGRTEQKLGHKDAVTRLNFLRILRTICDAKDEGCWLIRAFGCYERISWLMEHDSAVLVRQMAEELVRACDQVEHSGINKGVNGKRSMSRASAVNMNMNLRRPASSAGRRDGSGSSTGSTLVSSGMGLTPPTPNSLKSTFMLPQMNTPTSLGSGRHAVSRSQSSAAMWDLAEDPSVRPPSSSRSKPPQLTRSTTSFANLQQHANSPNAARTPSRPPSRDAATSLARIEANNAAKSSSRLPKARPGRLNDAISRRRQSNVNTGPENEIPMHITTPTPTPTHAPPPAPTTNNTPHAPPLPRLQIVRRRRETSGGEMSTAAARKGPASSAAAD, translated from the exons ATGGTCTCACACGCACCCAAGCCCGGCCACGCGAAGAAgtcgtcttcatcctccaACCACAATGGCCAACCCCGCGAGCGCGAACAACGGCCAAGCAGAGAGGGGACGGCGCAAAAGGCAGCACAGGATGTGGCAGGCCTTAAGGACTACCAGTTGGGCGACTGCTTGGGCAAAGGCGCTTTCGGCAGCGTTTACAGGGCGCTCAACTGGGGGACAGGCGAAACGGTCGCCATCAAGCAAGTCCGGCTGGAGAACTTGGGCGCGGCCGACCTCAAGAACatggagatggagattgATCTGCTCAAGAACCTGAACCATGCCAACATTGTCAAGTACCACGGCTTCGTCAGAAGCTCCGAGAGCTTGTACATTATCCTCGA GTACTGCGAAAACGGATCGTTGCACAGCATTTGCAAGAACTTTGGAAAATTCCCCGAGAACCTCGTCGCCCTCTACATGTCCCAGGTCCTTCACGGCCTCCTCTACCTCCACGAGCAGGGTGTTATACATCGAGACATCAAGGGTGCGAACATCCTAACCACAAAGGAGGGGCTCGTAAAGCTGGCAGACTTTGGCGTAGCGACAAAGCAATCGGGCCTGGATCAGTCGAGCGTTGTGGGCACACCCTATTGGATGGCGCCCGAGGTCATTGAGCTCTCAGGTGCCACCACGTCGTCAGATATCTGGAGCTTGGGATGCACCGTCATCGAGCTAATCGAAGGGAAGCCGCCATACCACAAGCTACAGCCAATGCAAGCCTTGTTCAGAATCGTCAACGACGAGCACCCGCCAATACCTGGCAGTGCATCTCCT CTTCTTCGTGAGTTCCTCATGGAATGTTTCCAGAAGAACCCCACACTTCGTATTTCTGCCAAACGACTACTCAAACACCCATGGATCCTTAGCGCCAAGCGCACCGTCCCTGCAGTTCCCACAAAACCGACTGAATACCAGGAAGCAGTCAAGTCTGTACAGGAATGGAATGAAGCCTTGAAGTCTCCCAGCTCTTTACGTAGGAGCTCTCGCCTTTCCACGGGCTTGCAGAGACCCTCACTTGTTGGGGCAAACAGTGCTGGTTCAGGCTCTCGCCCGGCTCCCGTCAATGTCAACCTCAACATACCCAAGCACAGACCTACCGCAGAGTCTTTTCGCTCGCCCGAGTTGGATCATGACGACAACTGGGATAACGATTTCGCTGAGAGCATCTCTCCCCGCGCCTTGCAAATGCCACATCTTAAGCCTCAAGACAACTTCGCCGGGCTCTTCTCAAACGACAGACTCAAGGCCTTTGCCAGTTTTGAGTCCGTCACTGAGCTGCCAGAGTATGGTGACGGCGAGGCTACGGTGAAGAGTCCGGTAAACCTGCATCAGTACCAGAGTTTTCCCAAAGCTTCGGGCCAGAGAGCGAGTGCTAGAGCAAGTGGAGCAAGCAGTAGAGCTGGATCGGCAAGGCCATCTTCGAGATCCACTTCTAGTGCTACTGATTCAGAGTATGAGGAAAGGTATGATGTTCAGCCGAGGACAGCATTTCTCCGGGGCCCGCCGAGGGGTGCTCCACCGCCCCCCAGAGCAAGAGTCGCTGCCCCAGCACGGCCCAGTCAACTATTCCGCGAAGATACCGTGGAGGATTATTCCGACTTGATGCCGGCCGACGAGGGCGCGTTCGAGCGTAAGCTAGCTGCCATGCAGTACGCACAGCCGCCAGCCAAGGTACCCAAACAGATAGTTGTGACCCACTCCAGCTCTCCTTCCGATACCTTCTCGCCGCGCCTGTTCCATCCGAGCGATCTAAAAGCTGGGCCAAAGCTAACGCGGGATGTAAAGTCAAATGGCAGTGTTCATCAGCGATCCACAAGCTCCACATCCATACGCAAGCTGCAAAGGACACAGTCACAGATTGAGATACAAAAGTATGCCGAAGATGAAGGCGATGATTTCTCTGATGTTTTTGGTGATATCAAAGGCCAGCTTGCTAACCCTAGCCGAGCTGAGAGTGACAGCGGCAGTGAACACAGTAGTCTTGCCATGCTTACATCGAAGATGGCAAGCTCCTTCACCATCGCAGACGAGGATGACCTTGATCCATTCGCCAATCTCGACGAGGGACTAGACAACATCAACCTAGAGAACAATGTTGCTCGAGACAGAGACGATCGGCTGACAAAGACAACTGAAAGCCTAGTAGGTTGCTTGAAGACCAGTCAGCCTGACGACGAACTGCTCGATATCGCAGATCAACTACTACAAGTTCTGCACGAGTCGCCCGACAAACGATCAATCATTCTGCGGAGTCACGGCATGCTGCCTATCTTGGAGATCCTGGGGACCAGACCACACAATGAGGTAGTCCTGCCTCTTTTGAAGATCATCAACCTCATCATACTTGAAGACTCTGAAGCACAAGAGAGCCTGTCTTTCTTGGGTGGCATCCCAACAATCTGCTACTTTGCGTCGAAGAAGTTTCCCAGCGACATCCGGAAAGAGGCTGCAGCCTTTGTGCGACAAATGTACCAGACCAGCACGCTGACACTGCAGATGTTCATTGGCTGTGGTGGTATCAACGTGCTAGTAGAGTTCCTGGAAGAGGACATCGACGCTGAGCGTGACTTGGTACTCATTGGTGTGAATGGTGTATTCGGTGTGTTTGAACTGCAGGGACCTACACCGAAGAACGACTTCTGTCGCATCTTCTCCCGGTCGAGTGTGCTCTACCCGCTAAGTCTGGTGTTGAACCGGATGGTTGaggaagacggagaagtTGCGCGACTTATTGTCGGCAGGATCGTACAAatcttcctcatcttctcGCAAGCTGAGAGCCATGTCAAGGATCTTGTGGCAGATCGAATGATCTTGAAGC GTGTTCTCAAGGACCTTCGCAAAATGTCCCCACCACACCAAATTACTATGCTCAAGTTCATCAAGAACCTGAGCTCGTTGTCCTCCACACATGAAGCCCTCCAAAACTCCAACGCCATCGACATATTGATCGAATTACTCAAGTCGACTCGGCAGAAAGATGCGATGAGTCGCAGCCAGAGCAGGTCCGCTTCTGACCCTAAACGACTCCCTCCTTTCCACCGTGAGATCTCCAACCAGATTCTGAACACCATGTACAATCTATGTCGGCACAACAAGAGCAGGCAAGAAGAGGCGGCACTTTCGGATATTATCCCTCTACTGAAGGAGGTCGTGCGAGAGGGTGGACCACTCAAAGAATTTGCGCTACCCGTGCTGCTCGAGATGGTCAACTCGGGCAAGGTCGCGCGCAAGATGCTGTGGGACGCAAAGGGTCTTGCATTCTACGTATCACTACTTGGCGATCGCAATTGGGCGGTGACTGCCTTGGACGCTATATTCGTCTG GCTCCAAGAAGAAACTGCGCGCGTTGAGCAATACCTTCTTTCTTCCCAATCAAGCTTCACCACCGCCGTCATCTCCGCATACACCTCCGCCGATCTCCCCCAATCCACGTTCGAAAATATGCTCGAGCCGCTGCAAAAGGTTGTCCGTCTATCTCCTCCGATCGCTGCGTCGCTCGCCGTCCCTGAGATCTTCGGTCGCACAGAACAAAAACTTGGGCATAAGGATGCCGTTACACGTCTGAATTTCCTCAGGATTCTGCGGACAATCTGTGATGCAAAGGACGAGGGCTGCTGGCTTATACGGGCATTCGGCTGCTACGAGCGCATTAGCTGGCTCATGGAGCACGATTCTGCGGTGTTGGTGCGGCAGATGGCTGAAGAGCTGGTTCGAGCTTGCGACCAAGTCGAGCATTCGGGCATCAACAAGGGCGTGAATGGCAAGCGAAGCATGAGCCGGGCTTCAGCAGTGAACATGAACATGAACCTACGACGCCCAGCATCATCAGCTGGTCGACGAGATGGCTCAGGCTCAAGTACCGGATCTACACTCGTAAGCTCTGGCATGGGTCTCACACCTCCAACACCCAACTCTCTCAAGAGCACATTCATGCTCCCACAAATGAACACACCAACCAGTCTAGGCAGCGGCCGACACGCGGTTTCGCGCTCCCAGTCATCAGCCGCGATGTGGGATCTCGCCGAAGACCCTTCCGTCCGCCCCCCATCCTCCAGCCGCTCAAAACCCCCCCAACTGACACGCAGCACAACCTCATTCGCCAACCTCCAACAACACGCAAACTCCCCCAATGCAGCACGCACGCCCTCGCGCCCACCCTCACGCGACGCAGCAACAAGCCTCGCCCGCATAGAAGCAAATAACGCTGCGAAATCCTCTTCCCGCCTCCCAAAAGCACGTCCGGGTCGCCTCAACGACGCCATCTCACGCCGCAGACAGTCCAACGTGAACACTGGGCCGGAGAATGAGATTCCAATGCATATTACCACTCCGACACCCACTCCAACACATGCTCCTCCTCCTGCACCGACGACGAATAATACTCCTCACGCCCCGCCGCTTCCTAGACTGCAGATCGTGAGACGCAGGAGGGAGACTAGTGGTGGGGAGATGAGTACAGCTGCTGCGCGTAAAGGCCCCGCTTCCTCTGCTGCTGCGGACTAG
- a CDS encoding FabG, Dehydrogenase with different specificities (related to short-chain alcohol dehydrogenase) translates to MPPKAATSDLHVSKLFSVKDYICVVTGGGSGIGLMAAQALAANGAKVYITGRRQEVLENAAKSHSPDQGGQIIPLSPCDVTKKDDLEQMYQELASKEQYINLLVAAAGISGEKGIPDADKATDMKKKLFDNETFEGWAETYNTDVTAVYFSTVVLLPLLQAGTESHGHLSASVIVISSMSGIMKDAQGHFSYNAAKGGTVHLSKLMSAEFQKLRIRVNSIAPGYFPSEMTAKESDEKQKSDLPDEKIQEKGHVPHGRAGSDAEMAQTVIFLTKNSYVNGQILAVDGGVLNVVSS, encoded by the exons ATGCCTCCCAAAGCCGCCACCAGCGATCTTCACGTCTCGAAGCTCTTCTCCGTCAAGGACTATATTTGTGTAGTCACAGGAGGTGGCTCTGGTATTGGCCTGATGGCAGCGCAGGCGCTTGCTGCAAACGGCGCAAAG GTGTACATCACTGGTCGACGCCAAGAGG TGCTTGAAAATGCCGCCAAATCACACAGTCCCGACCAAGGTGGCCAGATCATCCCGCTGTCACCATGTGACGTGACCAAGAAGGACGATCTGGAGCAAATGTACCAGGAGCTAGCATCCAAGGAGCAGTACATCAATCTGCTCGTCGCTGCAGCCGGTATCTCGGGCGAGAAGGGTATCCCGGATGCTGACAAGGCGACTGAcatgaagaagaagctcTTTGACAATGAGACATTCGAGGGCTGGGCTGAGACGTACAACACTGACGTCACGGCCGTCTACTTTTCAACTGTCGTTCTTCTACCCCTTCTACAAGCCGGAACGGAGAGCCACGGCCACCTCTCGGCATCGGTCATTGTCATCAGCTCCATGTCCGGCATCATGAAGGACGCACAGGGCCACTTCAGCTACAACGCGGCCAAGGGTGGTACCGTGCACTTGAGCAAGCTGATGTCAGCCGAATTCCAGAAGCTCCGGATCCGCGTCAACAGCATCGCGCCTGGCTACTTCCCATCAGAGATGACAGCAAAAGAGAGCGACGAAAAGCAGAAGAGCGATTTGCCCGACGAGAAGATTCAGGAGAAGGGCCACGTTCCGCATGGACGGGCGGGAAGCGACGCAGAGATGGCACAGACGGTCATTTTCTTGACCAAGAACTCGTACGTCAACGGACAGATTCTAGCAGTGGATGGTGGTGTGCTCAACGTTGTGAGCTCGTAA
- a CDS encoding BCS1-N domain containing protein: protein MPIPERACSELAFRHTITNLQVSGDLWPEPIDTPGYVPRHLKRSATSRFPVLELIQRLIYRLKPGGDLEKVLALIGLYQAVRPLYKHMKAFFLWAFTVQVTIPDTDPIAKDVLTWMGSNVILDSHSRSAVLVTAGVNDQDEFHRQISKMYRGGMQEAGVDKDTKKVLSLPPMGTRLFWVGYRPFLFSCRGGPHIRSSSTTSGYYTDSDGSLPNSLSM from the coding sequence ATGCCGATCCCAGAGCGAGCTTGCTCCGAGCTTGCGTTCCGACATACCATAACCAACCTTCAAGTATCCGGTGATCTATGGCCTGAGCCCATAGACACCCCTGGCTACGTTCCGCGTCATCTCAAGCGATCCGCCACGTCCCGCTTTCCTGTGCTAGAGCTCATACAACGCTTAATCTACCGACTTAAGCCCGGTGGCGATCTCGAGAAGGTACTCGCTCTCATCGGTCTCTACCAAGCCGTTCGCCCTCTGTACAAACATATGAAAGCTTTCTTTCTGTGGGCCTTCACTGTCCAAGTTACCATCCCAGATACAGATCCAATCGCCAAGGATGTACTCACATGGATGGGCTCCAATGTTATCCTAGACAGTCACTCTCGGAGTGCCGTGCTGGTTACTGCAGGAGTGAATGATCAGGATGAATTCCATCGTCAAATAAGCAAGATGTACCGTGGTGGCATGCAAGAAGCTGGGGTTGACAAAGATACCAAGAAAGTCCTCTCTCTCCCACCAATGGGTACTCGCTTGTTCTGGGTTGGTTACCGCCCGTTCTTGTTCTCGTGCCGAGGTGGCCCACACATTCGCAGCAGTAGCACTACGAGCGGCTATTATACGGACTCTGATGGCAGTCTTCCAAATTCACTCAGCATGTGA
- a CDS encoding Dimer-Tnp-hAT domain containing protein, protein MLSIPGSSCECERLFSELGDLLEPRRHSISPQLLAAIQCDRRWIRAGFGTGEVPVKEAISDEEMDAKYGVHNQSERAERAAGLRSIG, encoded by the exons atgctatcaatcccaggctcaagctgtgagtgtgagcgcttattcagcgagctgggtgacctcctcgagccccgtcggcacagcatttctccgcaacttctagcagcaatacagtgcgatcgacgatggataagagctggatttggcactggtgaggtgcctgtaaaggaggctatcagcgatgaggagatggacgcgaaatacggtgtacataa ccaatccgagcgagccgagcgagctgctggcctccgctcaattggctga
- a CDS encoding ATPase (AAA+ superfamily), translated as MRRLDIIDMDEVTKADVVRDAEYYYIQESRSYFADCGISYHHSYLFYGPSGTGKSSFSAALAGYLGCDIYHINLASGNINDSALHRLFLGLPRKCVVVIEDIDSAGIGREQVPQEDQARFMDPLELDLDFNPGFDQMNRKWNKSSSVAITLSGLLNAIDGNAFQEGGLLIMTSKHPDALDEALT; from the coding sequence ATGCGGAGGCTCGACATTATCGACATGGACGAAGTCACCAAAGCAGATGTGGTTCGAGATGCCGAGTATTACTACATTCAGGAGTCACGCTCATACTTCGCGGACTGCGGAATCTCTTATCATCACAGCTATCTCTTCTATGGCCCATCCGGTACCGGCAAAAGTTCGTTCAGCGCTGCATTGGCTGGGTACCTTGGTTGCGATATTTACCATATCAACCTCGCATCCGGGAACATCAATGATAGTGCGCTCCACCGGTTGTTCCTTGGTCTTCCCCGCAAGTGCGTTGTCGTAATCGAAGACATCGACTCTGCAGGAATTGGTCGTGAACAAGTACCCCAGGAGGATCAAGCACGATTTATGGATCCTCTGGAGCTTGATCTTGATTTCAACCCAGGTTTTGATCAGATGAACCGGAAGTGGAATAAGTCCTCATCTGTGGCTATCACGCTAAGTGGCCTCCTCAACGCCATTGACGGGAACGCTTTTCAGGAAGGTGGGCTCTTAATAATGACTTCTAAACATCCCGATGCTCTTGATGAAGCTCTTACCTGA
- a CDS encoding AF-4 multi-domain protein, with protein sequence MNKVYRNFTLTLSASGSEDATQGLYFPRDHSLITPLPLCPPFRNFSWHNNRHQQATHTPAPPTWHLLHDHFFGDILQDTPIFRRAWVFQERLLSPRIIHFGKEQLFWECHTSNACETFPDGLRNCLTAPSRFLQKHAYERLQSGTITPQSKVNVSSE encoded by the coding sequence ATGAACAAAGTCTATCGCAACTTCACTCTCACTCTCTCCGCATCCGGTTCGGAAGACGCAACTCAGGGCCTCTACTTCCCGCGCGACCACTCTCTCATAACTCCCCTCCCCCTCTGCCCCCCTTTCCGGAACTTCTCCTGGCACAACAACCGCCACCAACAAGCAACGCACACCCCCGCACCCCCAACATGGCATCTCCTCCACGACCACTTCTTCGGCGACATCCTGCAAGACACGCCCATCTTCCGGCGCGCCTGGGTCTTCCAAGAACGCCTCCTCTCACCACGTATCATACACTTCGGCAAAGAACAACTCTTCTGGGAATGCCACACTTCCAACGCCTGCGAAACGTTTCCCGACGGCCTGCGAAACTGTCTCACAGCCCCGAGCCGCTTTCTACAAAAACACGCCTACGAGCGTCTCCAAAGCGGAACTATAACCCCTCAATCGAAAGTAAACGTCTCCTCGGAATAA
- a CDS encoding H2B domain containing protein, whose translation MLPDEGPYRRSETWGEYLYALLVVRFHDPTISGRCVVILNSVPGLPNTFHRVGVTAFMNGAQVAEWFNNVSLRTITFI comes from the coding sequence ATGCTACCAGACGAGGGACCATACAGACGCTCTGAGACGTGGGGCGAGTACCTATACGCCCTTCTCGTCGTGCGATTCCACGACCCAACAATCTCTGGTCGCTGCGTCGTCATTCTCAATTCCGTCCCCGGCCTCCCCAACACGTTCCACCGCGTAGGCGTCACAGCTTTCATGAACGGCGCGCAGGTAGCGGAGTGGTTTAACAATGTGTCGTTACGTACTATTACATTTATCTAG